Proteins encoded together in one Caballeronia sp. NK8 window:
- the pcaG gene encoding protocatechuate 3,4-dioxygenase subunit alpha, whose protein sequence is MTTLKQTPSQTVGPYFAYGLVPEQYNFDLKSLFTASAADREVPGEHIAVVGNVFDAEGKPVNDALIEVAQADANGRYVQSVQEARESGFRGFARVGTGTDPKLRFIVDTVKPGATADDSAPHLDVIVLMRGMLLHSYTRIYFEDETEANAKDSVLQSVPAERRHTLIAKREAGASATPGSSGTIYRFDIHLRGPNETVFFDL, encoded by the coding sequence ATGACCACGCTGAAACAGACCCCTTCGCAAACCGTCGGACCGTACTTCGCTTACGGCCTGGTTCCCGAGCAATACAACTTCGATCTGAAGAGCCTGTTCACCGCATCGGCGGCGGATCGTGAAGTGCCGGGCGAGCATATCGCCGTCGTCGGCAACGTGTTCGACGCCGAAGGCAAGCCCGTCAACGACGCGCTGATCGAAGTCGCCCAGGCCGATGCGAACGGCCGCTACGTGCAAAGCGTGCAGGAAGCGCGCGAATCGGGCTTTCGCGGCTTCGCCCGCGTGGGCACCGGCACGGACCCGAAACTTCGCTTCATCGTCGATACGGTGAAGCCGGGCGCAACCGCCGACGACTCCGCGCCGCACCTCGACGTCATCGTGCTGATGCGCGGCATGCTGCTGCACAGCTACACGCGCATCTACTTCGAGGACGAAACCGAAGCCAACGCGAAGGACTCCGTGCTGCAAAGCGTGCCGGCCGAGCGCCGTCATACGCTGATCGCGAAGCGTGAGGCGGGCGCATCGGCCACGCCGGGTTCGTCGGGCACGATCTATCGCTTCGACATCCATCTGCGCGGACCGAACGAGACGGTGTTCTTCGACCTGTAA
- a CDS encoding DUF2288 domain-containing protein codes for MSDASTPSPLYVKLLGETAQIGWSELERFFAQGKLIWVKRDLDLVSVAEAVANDDTQQVAQWLAAGLVERMQAETAADLAARDPELWAVVTSPWVCVQERG; via the coding sequence ATGTCCGACGCTTCCACGCCAAGCCCCCTCTACGTCAAGCTCCTCGGTGAAACGGCCCAGATCGGCTGGTCCGAACTGGAGCGCTTTTTCGCGCAAGGCAAGCTCATCTGGGTGAAGCGCGACCTCGATCTCGTGAGCGTCGCGGAAGCCGTCGCCAACGATGACACGCAACAGGTCGCGCAGTGGCTCGCGGCGGGACTCGTCGAGCGCATGCAGGCCGAAACCGCCGCCGATCTCGCCGCGCGCGATCCGGAATTGTGGGCGGTCGTCACCTCGCCGTGGGTATGCGTGCAGGAACGCGGCTGA